The genomic interval TGGTGGATGGGCAGGCGGTGTGCTTCGACCCTCCGGCGTACGTGGTGAAGGCATATGGCGCGGCGTTGCCGGAGCCCGAGTGCAAGGCCATCGATGGCGTGGTGGCGTGTGGCTACAACTGCGTGACGCAGCCGGGCCGGGCGAAGTGCGCGAAGTCCCCGGCGGGGGTGTGCCGTGCCCGAGGGGGCGAGGTGGAGTGCTTCGACCCGCCCGCGGTGGTGTTCGCGGTGTACGGCAAGGACACGCCCAAGGCCGACTGCCGGACCAACGGGTCGGAGCTGACGTGTGGTTACGGCTGTCTGAGCGTGCCGGAAGGGGTGCGGTGCAACAAGACGCCGATGGGCGTGTGCAAGGTGGCGAGCGGGCGCATCGCGTGTTTCGACCCCTCGCCCGCGGCGATGTGTGCATGGAAGCGCACGCTGCCCGCGCCCGAGTGTCGCAACACGGAGTCTGGGCCGGTGTGTGGCTATGCGTGTACCACCGCGTTCACGAAGTCGGCGTGTGCGGCGACGCCCGCGGGACTTTGCAAGGTGTTCGACAGCGAGGTGTTCTGCTTCGACCCTCCGGCGGAGCAGCAGGGGGATGCGGCCTGTCTCTCGGTGTTGGGGATGGCCACGCTCGACGGCGTGGGGCCCTGATACCCCGGATGAGACACGCGGCCAGTCGTCCCCTTTGACCGGTTCGGGGAGAGCGGTAGGGTTCTGTCTTCTCGCATCTCGAATGGAGCAGAGCCACGCATGGCGGAGGGTGAGGTCCGTCAATATTGGGTCCGCAACGATAGGGGGACCCTCTGGGGGCCTCTCACCCTGCCGACCATCGAGCTGCTCATCGACAGCGGCGCCATCAAGGGGAAGCTTCAGGTTTCCCAGGATGGGTTGAACTTCGCCTTCCCATGGCGGTTCCCCGAGGCGCGCGACGCATTCCCGAGAGAGCTCTGGGGAGATGGAGCCCCCGCCTCCAACCCCGGCCCGACGGCCGGTCCGAGCGGGGCGCCCGGAGCCGCTCCCGCGGGACCGGGTGGTGTGCTCATGGCAGGTCCGGGCGGAGTCCCGATGACAGGTCCAGGCGGCGTGCCCGTCGCGCGTCCCGGCGGAGTGCCCATGGCTGGCCCTGGAGGCATGCCTGCGGCGGGTCCGGGTGGCGCGCCCGTCGCGCGTCCCGGCGGCGCGCCCATGGCTGGCCCTGGAGGCATGCCTGCGACGGGTCCGGGTGGCGTGCCCGTCGCGCGTCCCGGCGGAGTGCCCATGGCTGGCCCTGGAGGCATGCCTGCGGCGGGTCCGGGTAGCGTGCCGATGGCAGGTCCAGGCGGAGTCCCCCAAGCAGGACCGGCCATGGCCGGCCCGGGGACAGCCCAGATGGCCCGCCCAGGCGGTGCACCTACCGCGGGCCCCGGTGCAGCTCCGATGGCCGGCCCCGGTGCGGCCCCGATGGCGGGCCCGGGAGCCATGGCGAGGGGCGCACCAGGCACTGCGCCAGCAGCAGGTCCCGGAGTTCGCCCTGGTGATCCTCGAGCCCCAGGCAACCCGGCCCACATCGCGCAGCAAGGCGCGAGACCCGGTGTTCCAGGTACGGGACCAGGAGCCCCTCCCGGCGCCGCCGCAGCCCCCGGGCGCCCAGTCTCCCCAGGAGCGCCGAACGCGGCGGGTGCCCGTCCCGCCGGAGTCCCTGGATCGCCTCAAGCCCCATACGTGGGAGCCGGCTCCCAACCCGGCGTCGCCGCGACAGGGGCCCAAGCAGTCTCCCCTTCCGGTGCGCCACAGCCCCCCTACTCTGGAGCCAGCCCCCAAGGGGGAGCACCTCAAGCTCCGTTCGCGGGAGCCACCGCGCAAGCGGGCAGCACGCAGCCCACCGCCGCGCCGGGCTCAACGCAGGTGCCTCCAGGACGAACCAGCCCACAGGCAGGAGCCCCCACCGCGGCGGCCCAGCCCGCTGGCAGTCCGACACCCGTGGCCGCTGTCGCGACAGAAGGCTCGCCCTACGCGATGCCGCCACAGGGCCAACTCGACCAGACATCGCCACTGAACCTCTACGGTCGAATCGCCTCCGCCGAACAAACGGGCCTCCTCACGCTCACGCTCACGGACCGGGTCACCCAGGTTCACTTCCGCAAGGGCAACCCGGAGTTCGTCGACTCCACGCATCCGGAGGACGCGCTCGGCACCTCGCTGATGGGCGCGAAGCTCCTCTCCCCCGAGCAACTCCAGCAAGCCGAAGCCGCGAAGGACCGCTTCGGTGGCGACCTGCTCGCGGCGCTCTTCGGACTGGGCCTGCTGCAACCCGCCAGCGCCTTCTCCATCCTGGCGCAACGGGCGACCAGCATCCTGTTCAAGGGCCTCCGCGCGGAAACCGGCGCGTTCACCTTCGAACTCCGCGACCTCGCGGGCAACAAGGCCATGCCGCTCGGAAACCGGTGGGCCGTGCTCAGCGACACCGTGCGTCGCATGCCCTCCGCGGACATCAAGCGCCGGCTTGTGCCCGTGCTCCAACTGCCCATCATGAAGTCGGGCGGAATGGTGGCCGCGAGCGACCTGCGCCTCACCCCGCACGAAGTCCGAGCCCTCACCGTCATCGACGGCGTGCGCTCGGTGTCCCAGCTCCTCGCCGACTTCCCGCAGGACACCGACCACCTGCTGCGTCTCGCGTTCCTGCTGCGAGAGCTCGATGCGGTGTCCTTCGCCGCGGTGTCCCCCTCGGTGGCCACGGTCCATTCGGGCACGGCCGCAGAGAGTCCCACCGGAGCCACGCAAGCAGTCGCCTCGACGGGGACGCCTCCCGGAGCCAACGCCGCGGCGACCGCGGCACGTCCCCCGCCCCCGACCGCGGCCCCCACCGGAGCCACGATTCCTGGCAACCCGCATGGAGCCGCCGCCACGGCCGCACGTCCCGGCAACCCACCCGGAGCCAACGCCGCCACGGCCGCGCGCCCAGGCAACCCACCCGGAGCCACCGCCGCACGACCCGGCAATCCCCCCGGAGCCGCCACCGCGACGGCACGCCCCGGCAATCCCCCCGGAGCCGCCGCGCGTCCCGGCAACCCGCCCGGAGCCCCCGCGACCGCCGCGCGCCCAGGCAATCCCCCGGGAGCCCCAGCGGGAGCAGCCGGCCCCGCCGCCAATGCCCCCGGCGCCGACGAGATTCCGGCCCTGCGCACCCTCGCCACGGCCATGAAGCAGCAGACCCACTTCCAGCGGCTGGGGCTGACCGAGCAGGCGGACGGAGGCGCGGTGAAGATCGCCTACTTCCGTCTGGCCAAGCAGTACCACCCGGACACGCTGCAGCAGGGGGCCCCACCGGAGCTCGAGAAGCTCAAGGCCGAGGTCTTCGCCTACGTCGGAGACGCCTACCGGACGTTGTCCGACGACAAGAGCCGCGCCGCCTATCTCGAGGAGCTCAAGAGCGGAGGCGCCGGGTCCGAGGTGGACATCAACTCCATCCTCAAGGCCGAGGAGCTCTTCCAGAAGGCGTGCATTCTCGTGAAGGCACGCAAGTTCCCGGAAGCGGTCAAGATGTTGAACGAAGCCATCCAGCTCAACGCGGAGGAGGCCGAGTTCTACGCCTGGCGGGGGTACGCGCGTTTCTTCACCGCGGCGGACAAGAAGGCGGCGCAGCCCGAGGCCTTCCGGGAAATCCAGAACGCCATCAAGCGCAATGAGCGCTGTGCGCCCGCCCACTACTTCCAGGGGGTGATTGCGAAGTTGACCGGGGACGCGACGGGGGCCCTCAAGCACTTCAAGCGCACCGTGGAGCTTCAGCCAGACCACATCGACGCGCAGCGGGAGATTCGCATGGCGGCCCAGAAGAAGTAGGGTGCGCCCCCCGTCCGGGCGGGGCCAGGGGCCCCACCGGAGGAGTCGAAGGAGACAGCAACGTGCCGCTCACCGGGAAGCAACGCCGCCATCTGCGCGCGCTCGGACACCACCTGGAGCCGGTGGTCATCGTCGGTCAAGCCGGCGTCACCGAGGGCGTCATCGCCGCCGTCGAGCAGGCGCTGCAGGACCACGAGCTCATCAAGGTCAAGATCAACGAAGGCCCGGAGACGCGCCAGGAAGCCTCCGCGCGCATCGCCGAGGGCACGGGCGCCGAGCAGGCCCAGCTGCTGGGCCGCACCGCGCTCTTCTTCAAGAAGCGCAAGGAGAAGTCCAAGTTCGAGAAGTTCTGACCGGCGGGCCCGCCTCGCCGACTACTTGCCGGTGAAGCGGGCCTCGCGGCGCTCGATGAAGGACTGGACGCCCTCGGCGGCGTCCTCGGAACCCACGAGCGCCAGCAACCGCGGCAAGAGCGAGCGAGCCGCCGCGTCGGGCCCCTCCGTCAGGGCCTGCCGCGCGGACGCGAGTGTCGCCTGCACCCCCAGCGGCGCCTGCTTCGCCACCGTCTCCGCCAGGGCCAGGGCCCGCTCGAGGTGGCGCCCCCGCTCCACGACCTCCTGCACCAGCCCGATTCGGTGTGCCTCGCGAGCGTCGAACTCATCGCCCGTGAGCAGCCAGCGCATCGCGTTGCCCCATCCCACGCGTTGAGGGAAGCGGAGCGTGGCGCCGCCGAACGGGAAGATGCCGCGCTTGATTTCAATCTGCGCGAAGCGAGCGTCCTCGGAGGCCACGGTGATATCGGCCGCGAGGATGAGCTCGATGGACAGCGTGAGGCACAAGCCCTGGGCCGCGACGACCAGGGGCTTGGTCCTCGCGGCGCCGCTGATGCCCCACGGGTCGATGAAGCCCTCCGCGTAGAGCGGCTCGCCGCTGGCGAACACCGGGGCGACACTCGCCAGGTCCAGGCCCGCGGAGAAGTGGTCACCCACGGCGAAGAGGACCATGCAGCGCACGTCGGGGTCGCGGTCCGCCTCGGTCAGCGCGGACGACAGTCCCCGCAGCATGCCAACGTCGAAGGCATTGCGCTTCTCCGGGCGATGGATGCCGATGAGCGCGAGGTGTCCACGCGCTTCCAGGCTGATGCGAGGGTCCGACGTGCTCATGAGCGCTCCCACGTGAGAAGGAGCCGCCATTCTCCGCCACGCGAAGCCGGACACGACGCCGGGCGCGTCGCGCCGTCCAACGCACGACGTTCGGCCACCCGGCTCAGCGCATGAAGCCCGCGGTGCTCGCCGCCAGCTCCGCCGCCGCGCCCAGCTGATCCAACAGCGTGGGGCCGAAGTACTGCCGCCGGGACTCCCCCTGCTCGGCGCGAACCAGCGAGGGCGCCTCCACGTAGCCCACATATCCCCCCGCGAGCCCCATCACCCCCGAAGCCCCCGTGCGACGCACCAGCTCCGCGCCCGCATCGACGGTGGGCTCTCCCGGCACCGTCACCAGTTGCAGAGGCCCCAGCACCAACGCCGCCACTTCGGCGGTCCGCTCCGCGGAGCCACACAGCAGGTTGTCGCCCGCGGCGCGCGTGAGCGAAGGCACCAGCCGCGAGGCATCCGGCCGAGGCATCGCCGCCTCCGTGCGCACCAACGACAAGCGGACCTCGGGGCCCACGGGCGCCAGGGGTACCTCGCCCGCCACCTCCGCGAGCGCATGGGCGAACGCGGACACGCGCTCCAGCCCCTGCCCCTGGGAGAACGCCACCGAGATATTGCCGACCGTGCCCTGCAACAGAAGCGTCACGCCGCTGCCCTCGGACTCGCGCAGGGCGCTGAGCCGGCCGGGATAGTCCGGGTCCACGTAGCCGCGCTGCCGGGGAACCATGGTCGGATGCGCGGCGAAGAAGAGCAGCTCCGCCACGGGCGCCGCCGCGCCCCGCAGGACCACGCGCTGCAGGGTGCCATCCGATTCGGAGCCACCGCTGCGCGCGTAGACGAACTTGGGCTTCTTCGTCTCCCCCATCTCCATCGTCACGTCGGTGAGCGCGGCGCGGGCCTGCTGGAGCGCGCTGCTCGCCGCGGTGGCGATGGCCTCCAACGAGTCCTCTCGGTAGCGCCCCGTCCCGACGAGCTGCGACACCAGCCGAGGGTCATAGCCCCCGAGCGACGAGTGGGTGTGCGTGGCCAGCACCAGCACGTCCTCGAGCCCCGAGGCGCGGGCAAGCTCACGCACGCGGGCCGTCACCGAGTCCGTGACGAACAACAACTCCAGCGACACCAACCCGACGCGCGAGCCCCCGACCTCCAGCACCACGGCGCGAGCATGAAGGGGCGGGTCTGCCTCCTTCGCCTCCGCGCGAGGCGGCGCATACCCGGCGACCACCACGGGGAACGGAGGATTCAGCGCGACCTTCGCGGCGCCAGCGCGCAACAGGCCCCTCGCCTTCACCTGCGACAGCAGCACGGGCGCGCGCTCGTCCCAGGTGCCACACCAGTTCCAGGAACCCAATGCATAAGCGGCACCCACGGTGAGCAAGACCAGGGGAAACAAGGAACGCCAGGAGGCTCGTCGCGAAGATGCCATGCGGTGAGCAGACTAACGGTCCATGACGCATCCGGCGAGGCTCGTGTGCCCACATCGGACGACTCCGGTGTCGGGTGGAATACCCACCGAAGGGGCGTGCGTTCCTGTTCCGCTCACCGCCCGAAAGGAGTAAGGCAGCGCGCCATGTGCGGCATCTTCGGAATCACGGGACACGTTGAGGCCTCCAACCTGACGTACTTGGGGCTGCACGCCCTTCAGCATCGCGGGCAGGAATCCGCGGGCATCGTCGCCTCGGATGGCCATGGCCTTCGAGCGCACCGTCAGATGGGATTGGTGGCCGATATCTTCGACGCGCCGGTGCTCGCCGGCCTGCCTGGCCAGTCAGCCATCGGCCACGTCCGTTACTCGACGGCGGGTGGCAGCCAGCTGAAGAACGCACAGCCGCTCTTCGTGCAGTACGCGGGAGGGCAGTGCGCCATCGCGCACAACGGCAACCTCGTCAACGCGGCCGAGTTGAAGGAGAAGCTGGAGGCCGACGGAGCCATCTTCCAGTCGGACGCGGACACGGAGGTCATCCTGCATCTGCTGGCGCGCTCCAAGCAGGCCAGCTTCGAGCAGAAGCTGGTGGAAGCGCTGCGCAAGGTGGAAGGCGCCTACAGCCTGCTGGTGCTGACGGAGAACAAGCTGGTCGCGGTGCGAGACCCGCTGGGCATCCGGCCGCTGGTGTTGGGGCGGATGAAGGAAGGCGCGTACGTGCTCGCCAGCGAGACGACGGCGCTGGACCTCATCGAGGCGGAGCTGGTGCGCGAGCTGGAGCCGGGCGAGCTGCTCGTCATCGAGAACGGCGTGCTGCGCACGAGCAAGCCCTTCGCGGAGCCCGCGCGCCTGGGGCGCTGCATCTTCGAGCAGGTGTACTTCGCGCGGCCGGACTCGGTGTTGTTCGGCAAGAGCGTGTACGAGGTGCGCAAGCGGATGGGCATGCAGCTGGCGCGGGAGAAGCCGGTGCCCGGCGCGGACCTGGTCATCGCGGTGCCGGACTCGGGTGTGGCGGCGGCCATCGGCTTCTCGCAGCAGAGCGGGATTCCGTATGACGTGGGCCTCATTCGCAGCCACTACGTGGGCCGCACGTTCATCGAGCCGCAGCAGTCCATCCGTCACTTCGGCGTGAAGCTGAAGCTGTCGGCGGTGAAGCACGTGCTCAAGGGCAAGCGCGTCGTGGTGGTGGATGACTCCATCGTCCGAGGCACCACGAGCCGCAAGATCGTGAAGATGCTCAAGGCCGCGGGAGCGATTGAGGTGCACCTGCGCATCTCCTCGCCGCCGACGAAGTGGCCATGCTTCTACGGCATCGACACGCCGAGCCGGCAGGAGCTCATCGCCGCCAGCCACAGCACGGACGAAATCGCGCGCTACGTCACGGCGGATTCGCTGGGCTACATCTCCCTGGAGGGTCTGGAGGAAGCGGTGGGAGACGCGGACCGGGGCAACTTCTGTACGGCGTGTTTCTCCGGCAAGTACCTGCTGGGAGAGATGGCGCCGGGCGCGCAGGAGCAAAGCAAGCTCACCGCCTGACGAACACGCCGCGAGCCTGAAGCACCCAAGGCCCCCTTCCCTTCACCGGGTCGGGGGCCTTCGACGTCGTGGCGGTCAGTTCCGGTTGTCGTGCCGGATGCCTTCACGAACCTCGCTGAGGGCCTGCTCCGTCAACGAGATGGCCTTCACGCGATGGCCCCCCTTGTCGGGGGAGGCGTTCTGGAGGGCGTTGAGCGCCTTCTCCAGATGGGCCACGGCATCACGCATGCGCGGCTGGCGCTCGGCATGAGCCTGTTGGACGAAACCACCGAGGAAGAAGGCAACAGCGGCGGCGAGGACGGTGCGGCGCATCGAGGGCTCCTGAGCAGTTTCCCTCACCAACCCAGGAGCCGACCGAAGGTTATGCGCGAGCGAAAAGGCCCCTTACCCGCCGCGCGTCAGGGTGGGCGGTGGAGGCAAAGGTACGCCTGAGATGAAGTCCATGAGGTCGGAGGGAAGCGGGGCCTCGAAAGAGACGTCCACCCCCGTGCCCGGATGGGGGAACACGATGCGGGCCGCATGCAGCGCATGGCGAGGCAGCCTCAATCTCACCCACGCCTCGGGCTCCAGGGAGTGCTTGCTGAAGCGGTCGAAGTAGCCCGGGTCCGGGCCGTACATCTTGTCACCCACGATGGGGAAGCCCGCTTCGCGCAGGTGGATGCGAATCTGGTGCTGCCGCCCTGTCTCCGGAAAGCAGCGCAGCAGCGCGAAGGGAGCACCGTCGCGAGTGAAGCGCTGGAGCACCTCGAACCGGGTGCGGCTGGGCTTGCCCTCCATGGGGTCGATTCGCACGGCGATGCGAATGAGCTCAGTGCCTTCCGCGATGGGCGCATCGACGACGAAGGTGTCCTCGGGAGGATGTCCCTCGCAGAGCGCGAGGTACTCCTTGTGCACGTCGCGAGAGACGAAGAGCCGGCCGAGGACGCGGCACGCCTCGGTGGTGCGGCCACAGA from Myxococcus stipitatus carries:
- a CDS encoding DnaJ domain-containing protein, whose protein sequence is MPPQGQLDQTSPLNLYGRIASAEQTGLLTLTLTDRVTQVHFRKGNPEFVDSTHPEDALGTSLMGAKLLSPEQLQQAEAAKDRFGGDLLAALFGLGLLQPASAFSILAQRATSILFKGLRAETGAFTFELRDLAGNKAMPLGNRWAVLSDTVRRMPSADIKRRLVPVLQLPIMKSGGMVAASDLRLTPHEVRALTVIDGVRSVSQLLADFPQDTDHLLRLAFLLRELDAVSFAAVSPSVATVHSGTAAESPTGATQAVASTGTPPGANAAATAARPPPPTAAPTGATIPGNPHGAAATAARPGNPPGANAATAARPGNPPGATAARPGNPPGAATATARPGNPPGAAARPGNPPGAPATAARPGNPPGAPAGAAGPAANAPGADEIPALRTLATAMKQQTHFQRLGLTEQADGGAVKIAYFRLAKQYHPDTLQQGAPPELEKLKAEVFAYVGDAYRTLSDDKSRAAYLEELKSGGAGSEVDINSILKAEELFQKACILVKARKFPEAVKMLNEAIQLNAEEAEFYAWRGYARFFTAADKKAAQPEAFREIQNAIKRNERCAPAHYFQGVIAKLTGDATGALKHFKRTVELQPDHIDAQREIRMAAQKK
- the yhbY gene encoding ribosome assembly RNA-binding protein YhbY: MPLTGKQRRHLRALGHHLEPVVIVGQAGVTEGVIAAVEQALQDHELIKVKINEGPETRQEASARIAEGTGAEQAQLLGRTALFFKKRKEKSKFEKF
- a CDS encoding crotonase/enoyl-CoA hydratase family protein; translation: MSTSDPRISLEARGHLALIGIHRPEKRNAFDVGMLRGLSSALTEADRDPDVRCMVLFAVGDHFSAGLDLASVAPVFASGEPLYAEGFIDPWGISGAARTKPLVVAAQGLCLTLSIELILAADITVASEDARFAQIEIKRGIFPFGGATLRFPQRVGWGNAMRWLLTGDEFDAREAHRIGLVQEVVERGRHLERALALAETVAKQAPLGVQATLASARQALTEGPDAAARSLLPRLLALVGSEDAAEGVQSFIERREARFTGK
- a CDS encoding neutral/alkaline non-lysosomal ceramidase N-terminal domain-containing protein; protein product: MASSRRASWRSLFPLVLLTVGAAYALGSWNWCGTWDERAPVLLSQVKARGLLRAGAAKVALNPPFPVVVAGYAPPRAEAKEADPPLHARAVVLEVGGSRVGLVSLELLFVTDSVTARVRELARASGLEDVLVLATHTHSSLGGYDPRLVSQLVGTGRYREDSLEAIATAASSALQQARAALTDVTMEMGETKKPKFVYARSGGSESDGTLQRVVLRGAAAPVAELLFFAAHPTMVPRQRGYVDPDYPGRLSALRESEGSGVTLLLQGTVGNISVAFSQGQGLERVSAFAHALAEVAGEVPLAPVGPEVRLSLVRTEAAMPRPDASRLVPSLTRAAGDNLLCGSAERTAEVAALVLGPLQLVTVPGEPTVDAGAELVRRTGASGVMGLAGGYVGYVEAPSLVRAEQGESRRQYFGPTLLDQLGAAAELAASTAGFMR
- the purF gene encoding amidophosphoribosyltransferase; its protein translation is MCGIFGITGHVEASNLTYLGLHALQHRGQESAGIVASDGHGLRAHRQMGLVADIFDAPVLAGLPGQSAIGHVRYSTAGGSQLKNAQPLFVQYAGGQCAIAHNGNLVNAAELKEKLEADGAIFQSDADTEVILHLLARSKQASFEQKLVEALRKVEGAYSLLVLTENKLVAVRDPLGIRPLVLGRMKEGAYVLASETTALDLIEAELVRELEPGELLVIENGVLRTSKPFAEPARLGRCIFEQVYFARPDSVLFGKSVYEVRKRMGMQLAREKPVPGADLVIAVPDSGVAAAIGFSQQSGIPYDVGLIRSHYVGRTFIEPQQSIRHFGVKLKLSAVKHVLKGKRVVVVDDSIVRGTTSRKIVKMLKAAGAIEVHLRISSPPTKWPCFYGIDTPSRQELIAASHSTDEIARYVTADSLGYISLEGLEEAVGDADRGNFCTACFSGKYLLGEMAPGAQEQSKLTA
- a CDS encoding RluA family pseudouridine synthase; the protein is MRGELDSSTEVPVSEEQERVASGPRGPGRDASSARAAVPEGFVDIPFVVEPNYAGWRLEDYLGQKLRRMPRERLAGIILRGVHCDERRLKPSTPVYPGMAFRLRRPGSEEPETPTELPVVAQDDWLLVLDKPAGLPIHPTARYHKGTLVSILRERFGERFAEPAHRLDRETSGLVVCGRTTEACRVLGRLFVSRDVHKEYLALCEGHPPEDTFVVDAPIAEGTELIRIAVRIDPMEGKPSRTRFEVLQRFTRDGAPFALLRCFPETGRQHQIRIHLREAGFPIVGDKMYGPDPGYFDRFSKHSLEPEAWVRLRLPRHALHAARIVFPHPGTGVDVSFEAPLPSDLMDFISGVPLPPPPTLTRGG